A single genomic interval of Bradyrhizobium sp. sBnM-33 harbors:
- a CDS encoding nuclear transport factor 2 family protein has protein sequence MQRQHYAASDLAALGREWIAAWNSHDLERILALYAEDAEMTSDRIQALGLAASGTLRGKDKLRMYWSKALQLLPNLHFDLIDTYVSPDSVVVFYQNERGAQICEYLRLDANGKIRQGSANHLAH, from the coding sequence ATGCAACGCCAGCATTACGCGGCGTCCGATCTGGCCGCGCTCGGCCGGGAATGGATCGCGGCCTGGAACTCGCACGACCTCGAGCGCATCCTCGCGCTCTATGCCGAGGATGCCGAGATGACTTCCGACCGCATCCAGGCGCTCGGGCTTGCGGCCAGTGGCACGCTGCGCGGCAAGGACAAGCTTCGGATGTACTGGAGCAAGGCGCTCCAGTTGCTGCCCAACCTGCATTTCGACCTGATCGACACGTATGTGAGCCCCGACAGCGTGGTGGTGTTTTACCAGAACGAGCGCGGCGCGCAGATCTGCGAATATCTGCGGCTCGATGCGAATGGAAAGATCAGGCAGGGTTCGGCCAACCATCTGGCGCATTGA
- a CDS encoding DHCW motif cupin fold protein, whose protein sequence is MKIPTLPFTVTDWSQMPATTHPGETGEARWRTLNIGDLRVRIVEYSPGYLADHWCDRGHVLYVLEGELDTELRDGRTFKLRAGMSYQVSDFGDAAHRSSTKTGAKLFIVD, encoded by the coding sequence ATGAAAATCCCCACCCTGCCCTTCACCGTCACCGACTGGAGCCAGATGCCCGCGACCACGCATCCCGGCGAAACGGGCGAAGCGCGCTGGCGCACGCTCAACATCGGTGATCTCCGCGTTCGGATTGTGGAGTACTCGCCGGGCTACCTCGCCGACCACTGGTGCGACCGTGGCCATGTGCTCTATGTGCTGGAAGGCGAGCTCGATACCGAATTGCGCGACGGACGCACGTTCAAGCTTCGTGCAGGGATGAGCTATCAGGTCTCGGATTTCGGCGACGCCGCGCATCGCTCGTCGACAAAGACCGGGGCGAAGTTGTTCATTGTGGATTGA
- a CDS encoding RsmB/NOP family class I SAM-dependent RNA methyltransferase, whose protein sequence is MTPAARLSAAIELIDTIDAQRVPAAKALKEWGTAHRYAGSGDRAAISGLIWDVLRRRASSAWLMDADTPRARVLGMMKLERKLDVEAISALCDGSRFAPKPLTEAERSALTSRTLDDAPPHIAGDYPEWLDPHLAAVFGEDRVAEAAAMASRAPLDLRVNTLKAKREKVLASLSHLGAAPTPWSPIGLRIELGADARNPGIHAEEDFIKGAIEVQDEGSQLAALFTAAKPGEQVIDLCAGAGGKTLALAAMMQGKGRLIATDRDKRQLAPIYERLSRAGVHNAEIRAPKGDADPLADIKASADLVLIDAPCTGTGTWRRNPDAKWRMRPGALEVRLKDQAEVLDRASRLVKSGGRIAYVTCSVLPSENGEQVRAFVARHPDFSIQPLNETASVLWDKAEDFEKAALRSPEGWLMTPRRTGTDGFFVSLLKKA, encoded by the coding sequence ATGACCCCCGCTGCCCGTCTTTCCGCCGCCATCGAACTGATCGACACCATCGACGCGCAGCGCGTTCCTGCGGCAAAGGCGCTGAAGGAGTGGGGCACTGCGCATCGTTATGCCGGGTCAGGCGACCGCGCCGCGATTTCGGGCCTGATCTGGGACGTGCTGCGGCGGCGGGCATCGAGCGCCTGGCTGATGGATGCGGACACGCCGCGGGCGCGCGTGCTCGGCATGATGAAGCTCGAGCGCAAGCTCGATGTGGAGGCGATATCGGCGCTCTGCGACGGCAGCCGTTTTGCGCCGAAACCGCTGACCGAGGCCGAACGATCGGCGCTCACCTCGCGGACCCTCGACGACGCGCCGCCGCACATCGCCGGCGACTATCCGGAATGGCTCGATCCGCATCTGGCCGCCGTGTTCGGCGAGGACCGCGTCGCGGAGGCAGCCGCGATGGCAAGCCGCGCTCCGCTCGATCTGCGCGTCAATACGCTGAAGGCCAAGCGCGAAAAAGTGCTGGCGTCGCTCAGCCATCTCGGAGCTGCGCCGACGCCCTGGTCGCCGATTGGCCTGCGCATCGAACTCGGCGCCGACGCCCGCAATCCTGGCATTCATGCCGAGGAGGATTTCATCAAGGGCGCGATCGAGGTGCAGGACGAGGGATCGCAACTCGCGGCACTGTTCACCGCAGCAAAGCCCGGCGAGCAGGTGATCGATCTCTGCGCCGGCGCCGGCGGCAAGACGCTGGCGCTCGCCGCGATGATGCAAGGCAAGGGGCGCCTGATCGCGACCGACCGCGACAAGCGCCAGCTCGCCCCGATCTACGAGCGGCTGTCCCGCGCCGGCGTCCACAACGCCGAAATTCGCGCGCCGAAGGGCGACGCTGATCCATTGGCCGACATCAAGGCGTCAGCCGACCTCGTCCTGATCGACGCGCCCTGCACCGGCACCGGCACCTGGCGCCGCAACCCCGACGCCAAATGGCGCATGCGCCCCGGCGCGCTGGAGGTTCGCTTGAAGGACCAGGCCGAAGTGCTTGATCGCGCAAGCCGCCTGGTCAAGTCCGGCGGCCGCATCGCCTATGTCACCTGCTCGGTGCTGCCAAGCGAAAACGGCGAACAAGTCCGCGCCTTCGTGGCACGTCATCCCGACTTTTCGATTCAGCCACTGAACGAGACGGCAAGCGTGCTGTGGGACAAGGCGGAGGATTTTGAAAAGGCTGCGCTGCGGTCGCCGGAGGGCTGGCTGATGACCCCGCGAAGGACGGGCACGGACGGTTTTTTCGTCTCGCTGCTGAAGAAGGCGTGA
- a CDS encoding MAPEG family protein: protein MSVQMVLLPVFILIGLTFFLMFWMVTARTKAVKARETSLRDIALGQPKYPPRVAQIGNCFSNQFEVPLLFYVLIALALPLRRADLFIVLMSWVFVVTRFAHAGIFVTTNNIQQRSLAWFAGALVLLAMWIYFALKLLLLI from the coding sequence ATGTCGGTTCAAATGGTTTTGCTGCCGGTCTTCATTCTGATCGGGCTCACATTCTTCCTGATGTTCTGGATGGTGACGGCCCGCACCAAGGCGGTGAAGGCCCGCGAAACCAGCCTGAGGGACATCGCGCTCGGGCAGCCGAAATATCCGCCCCGCGTCGCCCAGATCGGCAATTGCTTCTCAAATCAGTTCGAAGTACCCCTCCTTTTCTACGTCCTGATCGCGCTGGCGCTGCCGCTGCGCCGGGCCGATCTCTTCATCGTGCTGATGTCCTGGGTGTTCGTGGTGACACGATTTGCCCATGCCGGCATTTTCGTCACCACCAACAACATCCAGCAGCGCAGCCTGGCGTGGTTTGCCGGCGCGCTGGTGCTGCTTGCGATGTGGATCTACTTCGCGCTGAAGCTTTTGCTTCTGATCTGA
- a CDS encoding acriflavin resistance protein — MNITSPILTGAGRAAELPGDSMASLLRAVGFSDSPDGGLGIVMSALAGIAAALAVAIMLSVYFHGGHRSRHDLVKHGLAASAVLVLLAFAISDIRHAAQAYLGVNPAKPAVEFEIRLPKATLTTAADIQIELLTDRNQKLAKVQEALASTADGRSILRGTVTLDYRTTERMMVLNLPGRAQSTFRLRLPASPSRSDQFGPWHLADGIVAANGGTVTTEIHDAFAIRYRVL; from the coding sequence ATGAACATCACCTCCCCGATCCTGACCGGCGCCGGCCGCGCCGCCGAGCTGCCCGGCGATTCCATGGCCTCCCTGCTCCGGGCCGTCGGATTCAGCGACAGCCCCGATGGCGGCCTCGGCATCGTCATGTCGGCATTGGCCGGCATCGCCGCGGCGCTGGCGGTCGCGATCATGCTCTCGGTCTATTTCCACGGCGGCCACCGCAGCCGCCACGATCTGGTCAAGCACGGGCTTGCGGCCTCCGCGGTGCTGGTCCTGCTCGCCTTCGCGATCTCGGATATCAGGCACGCGGCGCAGGCCTATCTCGGCGTCAATCCGGCAAAGCCCGCGGTGGAATTTGAAATCCGACTGCCGAAGGCGACATTGACGACCGCGGCGGACATCCAGATCGAGCTGCTCACGGACCGGAACCAGAAGCTGGCGAAAGTCCAGGAGGCGCTGGCCTCGACCGCCGACGGCCGCAGCATCTTGCGCGGGACCGTGACGCTCGATTACCGCACCACCGAGCGGATGATGGTGCTGAACCTGCCCGGCCGGGCCCAGAGCACGTTCCGGCTGCGGCTGCCGGCAAGCCCATCGCGCTCCGACCAGTTCGGGCCGTGGCACCTGGCCGACGGCATCGTCGCCGCCAATGGCGGAACGGTGACGACCGAAATCCACGACGCCTTCGCGATCCGCTACCGCGTGCTCTGA
- a CDS encoding dienelactone hydrolase family protein — MRFRDQDIVFAGGVKGQNFDILTANPVNYFHVISNAAELPRLVIDGKLFLPASNNRRLNGKLPLVMVVPGSLGVAPSHLAHAETVVGDGFAAFVLDSFGGRDVTSTVANQTQFSFAASAYDVLAAWQMLSTHPEIDASRIGAQGHSRGGSAVLTAATRRFADAVIGAGAGFRSVLAAYPWSGHQFLDPSVDETEIRVIMGDADEWCSPMQVQGHCQAIRLSGGKATIRLIGGAQHSFDRGTGIENVPDASVSPAAPTAYIANDGAFIHPLQGVAESKLTDRDLMIYALKAGYGRKGAKIGSRDGDAELFKADMLAFWRRTLG; from the coding sequence TTGCGATTTCGCGATCAGGACATTGTTTTTGCTGGCGGCGTCAAGGGACAGAATTTCGACATTCTCACCGCCAATCCCGTCAACTACTTCCACGTCATCAGCAATGCGGCCGAGCTGCCCAGACTTGTGATCGATGGCAAGCTGTTCCTGCCGGCCTCGAACAATCGCAGGCTCAACGGAAAGCTCCCGCTGGTGATGGTGGTGCCCGGCAGCCTCGGCGTTGCGCCCTCGCACCTTGCGCATGCCGAAACGGTGGTCGGCGACGGTTTTGCAGCGTTTGTCCTCGACAGTTTCGGCGGGCGCGACGTGACCTCGACGGTTGCCAATCAGACCCAGTTCTCGTTTGCCGCCAGCGCCTATGACGTGCTGGCGGCATGGCAGATGCTGTCAACCCATCCGGAGATCGACGCCTCCCGGATCGGCGCGCAGGGCCACAGCCGCGGCGGCTCAGCCGTGCTGACGGCCGCGACGCGACGCTTTGCCGATGCAGTGATCGGCGCGGGCGCCGGATTTAGGAGCGTGCTTGCCGCCTATCCCTGGAGCGGCCACCAGTTCCTCGATCCGTCCGTCGACGAAACCGAAATCCGCGTCATCATGGGCGATGCCGATGAATGGTGCTCGCCGATGCAGGTGCAGGGCCACTGCCAGGCCATCCGCCTTTCCGGCGGCAAGGCGACGATACGGCTGATCGGCGGCGCGCAGCACAGCTTTGACCGCGGCACTGGAATCGAGAACGTCCCCGACGCGTCCGTCTCCCCCGCCGCGCCGACGGCCTATATCGCCAATGACGGCGCCTTCATCCATCCGCTTCAGGGCGTCGCGGAGAGCAAGCTGACCGACCGCGACCTGATGATCTATGCGCTGAAGGCCGGCTACGGCCGCAAGGGCGCGAAGATTGGAAGCCGCGATGGGGATGCCGAGCTGTTCAAGGCGGATATGCTAGCGTTCTGGCGACGGACGTTGGGGTAA
- a CDS encoding metallophosphoesterase family protein — MPEFRLTQISDTHLARRLQKLTDNFHRVSEHIDATRPDLVINTGDLAFDAPTSPDDLNFAKELHDALPVPSRHLPGNHDVGDNPTAVGAPPKPPATEHERQKYLSVIGEDRWRFDAAGWCFIGLNSLIMNTGIESEAEQFDWLALELARVNGKPAALFLHKPLFLNAPDDPETAETAIRYVPQPRRNDLVELFSAVDLRLVASGHVHQRRDFTYRHTRHIWAPSTGFILPDRIQPVIGTKEVGLVEYRFQPDAFEVRHVRAPGQSDVDLDSLIGRNS; from the coding sequence ATGCCCGAGTTTCGCCTGACGCAAATTTCCGACACCCACCTCGCCCGCCGTCTGCAGAAACTCACCGACAATTTTCACCGCGTCAGCGAGCATATCGACGCAACGCGTCCCGATCTGGTCATCAATACTGGCGATCTCGCCTTCGATGCGCCGACCAGCCCGGACGATCTCAATTTTGCAAAGGAACTGCACGACGCGCTGCCGGTGCCCAGCCGGCATCTGCCGGGCAATCACGACGTCGGTGACAATCCGACGGCTGTCGGCGCCCCGCCGAAGCCGCCGGCAACCGAACACGAGCGGCAGAAATATCTTTCCGTGATCGGCGAGGACCGCTGGCGTTTCGATGCGGCGGGCTGGTGCTTTATAGGGCTGAACTCGCTGATCATGAACACGGGGATCGAGAGCGAGGCTGAGCAGTTCGATTGGCTCGCCTTAGAACTTGCGCGCGTGAACGGCAAGCCGGCCGCGCTGTTCCTGCACAAGCCGCTGTTTCTGAACGCGCCTGATGATCCCGAGACGGCCGAAACCGCGATCCGCTACGTTCCGCAGCCGAGGCGCAACGATCTGGTCGAGCTGTTCTCCGCGGTGGATCTGCGGCTGGTCGCCTCAGGCCACGTCCACCAGCGTCGCGACTTCACCTATCGCCACACGCGCCATATCTGGGCGCCGTCGACAGGTTTCATCCTTCCAGACAGAATTCAACCGGTCATCGGCACAAAGGAAGTCGGGCTGGTAGAGTATCGTTTCCAGCCCGACGCCTTTGAGGTCCGGCACGTCAGAGCGCCGGGACAATCCGATGTTGATCTGGATTCGCTGATTGGCAGGAATTCCTAG
- a CDS encoding NADP-dependent oxidoreductase has protein sequence MSQGKRIVLASRPVGEPKPSDFRLEDCPISTPGAGEVLLRTIWLSLDPYMRGRMSEGPSYAQPVPIGGVMEAGTVSEVIASNNPAFAKGDIVLSRNGWQTHAISDGKGLTKIDPDIAPISTAVGVLGMPGMTAYTGLLDIGKPQAGETVVVAAASGAVGSAVGQIAKIKGARAVGIAGGKDKCAYVKNELGFDDCLDHRDPDLAAKLKCACPKGIDVYFENVGGAVFEAVFPLLNAFARVPVCGLIAHYNDTQAVAPKWAPSLMRAVLTKRLTIRGFIVSDFAARHGDFLRDMSGWVREGKVKHKEFVTEGLESAPAAFMGLLKGANFGKQLVRVGPDKI, from the coding sequence ATGTCCCAGGGCAAACGCATCGTCCTCGCTTCGCGCCCCGTCGGCGAGCCCAAACCTTCCGATTTCCGTCTCGAAGATTGCCCGATCTCCACGCCGGGCGCCGGCGAGGTGCTCCTTCGCACCATCTGGCTGTCGCTCGATCCCTACATGCGCGGACGCATGAGCGAGGGGCCGTCCTATGCGCAGCCGGTGCCGATCGGGGGCGTGATGGAAGCCGGCACGGTCAGCGAGGTGATCGCCTCAAACAATCCCGCCTTCGCCAAGGGCGACATCGTGCTATCGCGCAATGGTTGGCAAACGCATGCGATTTCCGATGGCAAAGGCCTGACGAAAATCGATCCTGACATTGCGCCGATCTCGACCGCGGTCGGCGTGCTCGGCATGCCCGGCATGACCGCGTATACGGGCCTGCTCGACATCGGCAAGCCGCAAGCGGGCGAGACGGTCGTCGTCGCGGCCGCTTCCGGCGCGGTCGGCTCGGCGGTCGGCCAGATCGCCAAGATCAAGGGGGCGCGCGCGGTCGGCATCGCCGGCGGCAAGGACAAATGCGCTTACGTCAAGAATGAACTCGGGTTCGACGATTGCCTCGATCACCGTGATCCTGACCTCGCGGCCAAGTTGAAGTGTGCCTGCCCAAAGGGCATCGACGTCTATTTTGAAAACGTCGGCGGTGCCGTGTTCGAAGCGGTGTTCCCGCTGCTCAATGCCTTTGCGCGCGTTCCCGTGTGCGGCCTGATCGCGCATTACAACGACACGCAGGCGGTGGCGCCGAAATGGGCACCGTCCCTGATGCGCGCGGTATTGACCAAGCGCCTGACCATCCGCGGTTTCATCGTCAGCGATTTCGCCGCGCGTCACGGCGACTTCCTGCGCGACATGTCGGGGTGGGTGCGCGAGGGCAAGGTCAAGCACAAGGAGTTCGTCACCGAAGGCCTCGAGAGCGCGCCGGCCGCGTTCATGGGCCTTCTGAAAGGCGCCAATTTCGGCAAGCAGCTCGTACGCGTCGGGCCGGACAAGATTTGA
- the guaB gene encoding IMP dehydrogenase, which translates to MAQGLQGIREAFTFDDVLLKPGLSDILPSEADIRSHVTRAIPLNIPIIASAMDTVTEARMAIAMAQAGGIGVIHRNFEPDGQAAQVRQVKKYESGMVVNPLTIGPDAMLSDALALMKDHGFSGIPVVTGASKNTPGKLIGILTNRDVRFATNPKQKVSELMTHENLVTVRENVSQDEAKRMLHTHRIEKLLVVDDQYRCVGLITVKDMEKAVAHPLACKDEHGRLRVAAATTVGEGGFERTERLIDAGVDLIVVDTAHGHSSRVLEAVNRIKRLSNAVQVIAGNIATKEGAQALIDAGADAIKVGIGPGSICTTRIVAGVGVPQLTAIMDAVEAAKKADVSVIADGGIKYSGDLAKALAAGADIAMVGSLLAGTDETPGEVFLWQGRSYKAYRGMGSVGAMARGSADRYFQQDIKDTLKLVPEGIEGQVPYKGPVANVMHQLAGGLRAAMGYVGARNLAEFHAKAQFVRITGAGLRESHVHDVTITRESPNYPGGA; encoded by the coding sequence ATGGCGCAGGGACTTCAGGGTATCCGTGAAGCCTTCACGTTCGACGATGTGCTTCTGAAGCCCGGTCTTTCGGATATCTTGCCCTCGGAGGCTGATATCCGCTCCCATGTGACCCGCGCGATTCCGCTGAACATTCCGATTATCGCGTCGGCGATGGACACGGTCACCGAAGCGCGCATGGCGATCGCAATGGCGCAGGCGGGCGGCATCGGCGTCATCCACCGCAATTTCGAGCCGGACGGGCAAGCCGCCCAGGTGCGGCAAGTCAAGAAGTATGAATCGGGAATGGTGGTCAATCCGCTGACCATCGGTCCCGACGCGATGCTGTCGGACGCGCTGGCGCTGATGAAGGACCATGGCTTTTCCGGCATTCCCGTCGTCACCGGCGCCAGCAAGAACACGCCCGGCAAGCTGATCGGCATTCTCACCAACCGCGACGTCCGCTTTGCGACCAATCCCAAGCAAAAAGTCTCGGAGCTGATGACGCACGAGAACCTCGTCACGGTTCGCGAGAACGTCAGCCAGGACGAGGCCAAGCGGATGCTGCACACGCACCGCATCGAAAAACTGCTCGTCGTCGACGACCAGTACCGCTGCGTCGGGCTGATCACCGTCAAGGACATGGAAAAGGCGGTTGCGCATCCGCTCGCCTGCAAGGACGAGCATGGCCGCCTGCGTGTGGCTGCCGCGACCACGGTCGGCGAGGGCGGCTTTGAGCGCACCGAGCGGCTGATCGATGCCGGCGTCGACCTGATCGTGGTCGATACCGCGCACGGCCATTCCTCGCGGGTACTCGAGGCGGTCAACCGCATCAAGCGACTTTCCAACGCAGTGCAGGTGATTGCCGGCAACATCGCAACGAAAGAGGGCGCGCAGGCGCTGATCGACGCGGGCGCTGACGCGATCAAGGTCGGCATCGGGCCGGGCTCGATCTGCACCACGCGCATCGTCGCCGGTGTCGGCGTGCCGCAGCTCACCGCGATCATGGATGCGGTGGAAGCGGCGAAGAAAGCCGACGTTTCAGTGATTGCCGATGGCGGCATCAAATATTCCGGCGATCTGGCCAAAGCGCTCGCCGCGGGCGCCGACATCGCCATGGTCGGCTCGCTGCTCGCCGGCACCGACGAGACGCCCGGTGAAGTGTTTCTGTGGCAGGGCCGCTCCTACAAGGCCTATCGCGGCATGGGGTCGGTCGGCGCGATGGCGCGCGGCTCGGCCGACCGCTACTTCCAGCAGGACATCAAGGATACGCTGAAACTGGTGCCCGAGGGCATCGAGGGCCAGGTGCCGTACAAGGGGCCAGTCGCCAACGTCATGCACCAGCTCGCCGGCGGCCTGCGTGCCGCGATGGGCTATGTCGGCGCCCGCAATCTCGCCGAATTCCACGCCAAGGCTCAGTTCGTCCGCATCACCGGCGCGGGCCTGCGCGAAAGCCACGTCCACGACGTGACGATCACGCGGGAAAGCCCGAATTATCCGGGCGGGGCGTGA
- a CDS encoding DHA2 family efflux MFS transporter permease subunit → MDKQRLIPLIVATALFMENMDSTVIATSLPAIAADIGTSPLTLKLAITSYLLSLAVFIPASGWTADRFGARMVFSIAIGVFMIGSIGCALSQNITHFVIARILQGMGGAMMTPVGRLVLLRSIDKSALVNAMTWVTVPALVGPVIGPPLGGFITTYFSWHWIFLINIPIGLLGIFMAMKYIDPIKSEDPERFDLYGLVLAGIGLAGIAFGLSVAGLNLLPWPVIAGLVAVGTISMTLYVMHAKRTGSPVLDFSLLRLSTMRASIIGGFLFRLGIGALPFLLPLLMQEGFGLTPFQSGMVTFASAVGAMGMKTLAARIIRAFGFRYMMTVNAVISAVFLAACALFTVTTPLLLIFIILVVGGFFRSLQFTAINTVAYAEVEPAQMSRATTLVSVNQQLAISAGVAVGAFSVESTMLYQHVTELSAGVFPPAFLVVAIISAASAYFFWQMPDDAGHEISGRKVVEISSRKAAEKAATKKAASEGTEDARDQRLG, encoded by the coding sequence ATGGATAAGCAACGCCTGATCCCGCTGATCGTCGCCACCGCCCTGTTCATGGAGAACATGGACTCGACGGTGATTGCGACCTCGCTGCCGGCGATCGCGGCTGACATCGGCACGAGCCCGCTGACACTGAAATTGGCGATCACGTCCTATTTGCTCTCGCTCGCCGTGTTCATTCCGGCCAGCGGCTGGACCGCGGACCGTTTCGGCGCGCGCATGGTGTTCTCGATCGCGATCGGCGTGTTCATGATCGGGTCGATTGGCTGTGCGCTGTCGCAGAACATCACCCATTTTGTGATCGCCCGCATCCTGCAAGGCATGGGCGGGGCGATGATGACGCCGGTCGGGCGGCTGGTGCTGTTGCGCTCGATCGACAAGAGCGCGCTGGTCAATGCGATGACATGGGTAACAGTGCCGGCTCTGGTCGGGCCGGTGATCGGCCCGCCGCTCGGCGGCTTCATCACCACCTATTTCTCCTGGCACTGGATCTTTCTGATCAACATCCCGATCGGGCTGCTCGGCATCTTCATGGCGATGAAGTACATCGACCCGATCAAGAGCGAGGATCCCGAGCGCTTCGATCTCTACGGGCTGGTGCTGGCCGGGATTGGGCTAGCCGGCATCGCCTTTGGCCTTTCGGTCGCGGGCCTCAATTTGTTGCCCTGGCCTGTTATCGCGGGCCTCGTCGCAGTCGGCACCATCTCGATGACGCTCTATGTCATGCACGCGAAACGAACCGGCTCGCCGGTGCTGGATTTCTCGCTGCTGCGACTGTCCACCATGCGCGCCAGCATTATCGGCGGCTTCCTGTTCCGGCTCGGCATCGGCGCGCTGCCGTTCCTGCTGCCGCTATTAATGCAGGAAGGTTTTGGGCTGACGCCGTTCCAGTCCGGCATGGTGACGTTTGCTTCGGCCGTCGGCGCCATGGGGATGAAGACGCTGGCGGCGCGGATCATCCGCGCCTTCGGCTTCCGCTACATGATGACGGTCAACGCCGTCATCAGCGCGGTCTTCCTCGCGGCCTGCGCATTGTTCACGGTGACAACGCCGCTGTTGCTGATCTTCATCATCCTGGTGGTCGGCGGCTTCTTCCGCTCGCTGCAATTCACCGCGATCAATACCGTCGCCTATGCCGAGGTCGAACCGGCGCAGATGAGCAGAGCGACCACGCTCGTCAGCGTCAACCAGCAACTGGCGATTTCGGCAGGCGTCGCCGTCGGCGCGTTCTCGGTGGAATCGACCATGTTGTACCAGCATGTCACCGAGTTGAGTGCCGGCGTATTCCCGCCCGCGTTCCTCGTGGTCGCGATCATCTCAGCGGCGTCGGCATACTTCTTCTGGCAGATGCCAGACGACGCCGGCCACGAGATTTCGGGACGCAAGGTCGTCGAGATCTCCAGCCGCAAGGCTGCGGAAAAAGCAGCGACCAAGAAGGCCGCCAGCGAAGGCACCGAGGACGCACGGGATCAGCGGCTGGGGTGA
- a CDS encoding Crp/Fnr family transcriptional regulator, with translation MEQRTRVGNRLLAALPPADLDLLVRHFRLVSLERDAVLVRSGDPIERIHFPLSGLIAFVMDMPSGQTVATAVVGNEGAVGVLTSLGPSRSPMTAVVRVAGTALQISPAQFQASLERSGALRGTVQTHTRALMAQFQHVAACNALHSVTARLARWLLQLRDRADGDILPLTQDTLSELLGVRRPTVTHVICKLRESGGIRSNRRGSIEIDRPRLEAATCECYQLMRRRIDRIVLTDEMKSAPVAEASLFANADEERQRTPARGVTGQRPKGSLRGH, from the coding sequence ATGGAGCAGAGGACCAGAGTTGGCAATCGATTGTTAGCTGCGTTGCCGCCGGCAGACCTCGATTTGCTTGTGCGTCATTTCCGATTGGTTAGCCTTGAACGTGACGCCGTGCTGGTGCGGTCGGGCGATCCAATAGAACGGATTCATTTCCCGCTTAGCGGCCTGATCGCTTTCGTGATGGATATGCCGAGCGGACAAACCGTCGCGACCGCCGTCGTTGGCAATGAAGGAGCCGTGGGAGTCCTGACGAGTCTGGGGCCTTCCCGCTCTCCGATGACGGCGGTGGTGCGGGTGGCGGGGACTGCGCTACAGATCTCGCCAGCACAGTTTCAGGCGTCGCTTGAACGCAGCGGCGCCTTGAGGGGAACGGTTCAAACCCACACCAGGGCGCTAATGGCCCAATTCCAACACGTCGCAGCCTGCAATGCGCTGCACTCGGTGACGGCCCGGCTGGCAAGATGGTTGCTGCAGCTCCGCGATCGTGCCGACGGCGACATCCTGCCGCTGACGCAAGACACGCTTTCGGAATTGCTCGGTGTGCGCCGCCCGACGGTGACGCATGTCATATGCAAGCTGCGCGAGTCGGGCGGAATCCGATCCAATCGGCGCGGCTCGATCGAGATTGACAGGCCGCGGCTCGAGGCGGCGACATGTGAGTGCTACCAACTCATGCGCCGTAGAATCGATCGCATCGTCCTGACGGACGAAATGAAATCGGCGCCTGTGGCCGAAGCTTCCCTGTTTGCCAATGCGGACGAAGAGCGGCAGCGCACTCCCGCGCGGGGTGTAACCGGCCAACGGCCAAAGGGGTCATTGAGAGGTCATTGA
- a CDS encoding RlmE family RNA methyltransferase — MAKDTTGRLHVTVKSAGKRKLSSKLWLERQLNDPYVAKAKREGYRSRAAYKLIEIDDKYRFLKPGNAVVDLGAAPGGWSQIAARRVGAINGKGKVVAIDLLEMPEIPGVDFAQLDFLAEDAPEKLIAMMGGRADVVMSDMAANTTGHRKTDQLRIIGLVETAAAFAAEVLNPGGTFLAKVFQSGADAELVAQLKRDFSSVRHVKPASSRQDSSERYVLAMGFRGHRSQP; from the coding sequence ATGGCGAAAGACACCACCGGACGGCTGCACGTCACGGTCAAGAGCGCGGGCAAGCGCAAGCTGTCGTCAAAGCTCTGGCTGGAGCGGCAGCTCAACGATCCCTACGTGGCCAAGGCCAAGCGGGAGGGCTATCGCTCGCGCGCGGCCTACAAGCTGATCGAAATCGACGACAAGTATCGGTTTCTCAAGCCCGGCAACGCCGTGGTCGATCTGGGCGCGGCCCCCGGCGGCTGGAGCCAGATCGCGGCCAGGCGTGTCGGCGCGATCAATGGCAAGGGCAAAGTGGTCGCGATCGATCTGCTGGAAATGCCGGAAATTCCCGGCGTCGATTTCGCGCAGCTCGACTTTCTGGCCGAGGACGCACCCGAAAAGCTGATTGCCATGATGGGCGGGCGCGCCGATGTCGTAATGTCCGACATGGCGGCCAACACCACCGGCCACCGCAAGACCGATCAGCTCCGCATCATCGGCCTCGTCGAGACGGCGGCGGCCTTTGCCGCCGAGGTGCTCAATCCCGGCGGGACGTTCCTGGCAAAAGTCTTTCAAAGCGGCGCCGATGCCGAACTCGTCGCGCAATTGAAGCGCGACTTTTCCAGCGTGCGCCACGTCAAGCCGGCCTCGAGCCGGCAGGACTCCTCGGAGCGCTACGTGCTGGCGATGGGATTTCGAGGGCACCGCAGTCAGCCCTGA